The stretch of DNA GAAGTATTCCTAACGGTAGTCCTAATTCTTTTATTAATTCGAGAGCTTTTTCACATAATTCTTTTGATGACTCTATTGTTATATTGCTATTTGTATCTTTAATTAAATCAAATATAGCTGTTATAGCATCTGCTGTATTAAAATCATCATCCATTTTCTCTATATATTTTTGTCTGTATTTATCTAATGATATTAAGTATTCTTTTTCTTTATCATCCATTTTTTCTTTTGTTACTTCATCAATAAGATTTTCTAAGTTTGATATAGCATTATATAGTCTTTCAATTGATGCTTTAGCTGAATCTAATAACTCTTTACTAAAATTCAATTGTACTCTATAGTGTCCTGATAGCATTAAAAATCTTATTACATCTGCTTCATAATCTTTTAAAGCATCTCTAGCTGTTAAGAAATTGTTTAATGACTTAGACATTTTTTGATTATTAACATTTAAAAATGCCCCATGTACCCAGTAATTTGCAAAAGTCTTCCCTGTTAATGCTTCACTTTGGGCAATTTCATTTTCATGGTGTGGGAAAGCTAAATCCATACCACCTGCATGTATATCTATAGTATCGCCTAATAGTTTTTTAGCCATACATGAACACTCTATATGCCAACCTGGTCTTCCCATTCCCCAAGGACTTTCCCAAGCAGGTTCACCTGGTTTTTGAGACTTCCAAACAGCAAAATCCATAGGATCTTCTTTTCTTTCATCTACATTTATTCTAGCTCCAGCTTGTAAATCTTCTAGATTTTGACCTACTAATTTCCCATAACCTTCAAATTTCTTTGTTCTAAAATATACATCTCCATCAACTTCATATGCATATCCCTTTTCTATTAAACTTTCTACAAATTCAATAATATCTGATATATATTCAGTTGCTCTTGGATTTACTGATGCTCTTTTTATATTTAATCCATCAGCATCTTTATAATACTCACAAATATATTTATCACCTATCTCTTTAACAGTAGTTGATTCTTCATTTGCTTTCTTTATCATCTTATCATCAATATCTGTAAAGTTTTGTATAAATGTTACATCATAACCTCTATACTCTAGATATCTTCTTATTGTATCAAAAATAATAAAAGTTCTGCCGTTTCCTATATGAAAATAATTGTACACTGTAGGTCCACAAACATACATTTTCACCTTACCTGGAGTTATAGGAATAAATTCTTCTTTTTTTCTAGTTAAAGAATTGTAAATCTTCATTGCAGTACCTCCTATCTAATAAATATATTATTTTTCTTAAATTCATCTCTAACTTTATTGATAGCTTCTTCTATCTTTATAACTTCTACTTCTGAGCTTCTTAGCTTAAATTCAATTTCACCATCTGTTATTTTTTTACCAACAGTTATTCTCATTGGAATTCCAATTAATTCTGAATCTTTGAATTTAACTCCTGCTCTTTCGTTTCTATCATCTAATAAAGCTTCTACTCCTAGTTCTTTTAACTCTGCATATAGCTTATTAGCTATTTCCATTTGGTTTTCATCTTTTATATTAACTGGTATTACTGTAACATGATATGGTGCTACAGATAATGGCCATACTATTCCGTTTTCATCATGATGTTGTTCTATTATTGAAGCCATTGTTCTTGTTACTCCAATTCCATAGCAACCCATTATAAATGGCTTTTCTTTTCCATTTTCATCTATAAAAGTAGCTTTCATAGCTTCTGAGTACTTTGTTCCTAATTTAAATATATGCCCAACTTCTGTTCCTCTTGCTATTGTAACCTTTTCTCCACATACTGGACATTTTTCTCCTACAGTTATATTTCTATAATCTCCAACTTTACCATCAAAGTCTCTTCCGAAGTTCACATTTTCAAAATGGTATCCTGTTTCATTTGCTCCAACTATGAAGTTATACATATTAACTACTTCTTCATCTACTAGAAGTTCTTCTACTTTTATTCCTATAGGACCTGCAAAGCCTATTGCTGCATTTGTAGCTGCTAAAACTTCTTCTGCTGTTGCCATATTTAAGTTAACAATTCCACCTAAAGCATTTGAAACTTTTACTTCATTAACTTCTCTATCTCCTCTAACCATTACAGCAACAATTTTACCATCAGCATTAAATATTAATGTTTTTGCAAAACTTTTTTCTGTTGTGTTAAAGAATTTAACTAATTCTTCTATAGTTCTAACGTTTGGAGTTTCTGTTTTTACTAACTCTTTTGCATCTTC from Clostridium chauvoei encodes:
- a CDS encoding proline--tRNA ligase, which encodes MKMSNMLISTLREVPAEAEIDSHKLMLRAGMIRKMASGVYNYLTLGLKVLKNVEDIVREEMNAAGAQEFLASAVLPAELWQESGRWDIYGEEMFRLKDRNNRDFCLGPTHEEVFTDIARNEIKSYKQLPVNLYQIQTKYRDERRPRFGVMRSREFVMKDAYSFDKDQEGLDLSFNKMHDAYVKIFNRCGLDAKCVEADSGAIGGSNSAEFMVKSEVGEDDVVFCTECNYAANMEKAPSTPEKAEKEDAKELVKTETPNVRTIEELVKFFNTTEKSFAKTLIFNADGKIVAVMVRGDREVNEVKVSNALGGIVNLNMATAEEVLAATNAAIGFAGPIGIKVEELLVDEEVVNMYNFIVGANETGYHFENVNFGRDFDGKVGDYRNITVGEKCPVCGEKVTIARGTEVGHIFKLGTKYSEAMKATFIDENGKEKPFIMGCYGIGVTRTMASIIEQHHDENGIVWPLSVAPYHVTVIPVNIKDENQMEIANKLYAELKELGVEALLDDRNERAGVKFKDSELIGIPMRITVGKKITDGEIEFKLRSSEVEVIKIEEAINKVRDEFKKNNIFIR
- the cysS gene encoding cysteine--tRNA ligase — encoded protein: MKIYNSLTRKKEEFIPITPGKVKMYVCGPTVYNYFHIGNGRTFIIFDTIRRYLEYRGYDVTFIQNFTDIDDKMIKKANEESTTVKEIGDKYICEYYKDADGLNIKRASVNPRATEYISDIIEFVESLIEKGYAYEVDGDVYFRTKKFEGYGKLVGQNLEDLQAGARINVDERKEDPMDFAVWKSQKPGEPAWESPWGMGRPGWHIECSCMAKKLLGDTIDIHAGGMDLAFPHHENEIAQSEALTGKTFANYWVHGAFLNVNNQKMSKSLNNFLTARDALKDYEADVIRFLMLSGHYRVQLNFSKELLDSAKASIERLYNAISNLENLIDEVTKEKMDDKEKEYLISLDKYRQKYIEKMDDDFNTADAITAIFDLIKDTNSNITIESSKELCEKALELIKELGLPLGILQNSTKGSLEDEIEALIEQRQQARKDRDFALADKIRDDLKARNIVLEDTPQGVRWKKIN